Within the Opitutaceae bacterium TAV5 genome, the region AACGCGAGTTTCCCACGATCAGGAAACGCTTCATCGACACCGGCCTCGTCCGCTGGGTGGTTGTCAACGCCCCGAAAGCCGACGAGCAAAATGCGCCCGCCTTCGCCATTGCCCGCGGAGCCCTTCGCGCCGGCCTCTATTGGGAACTCGCGGACTCGCTCTTCCGCGAGGCCCACCGGCCCGCGTCCGGGCTGTTCGCCGCCCTCGCCCGCCCCGGCGGTCCCGATGCGGCCGAAATCGAACGCTGGGCCCGCGACGAAACCAACCAGCGGGAAGTCGCCGCCGACCACGCCGAATTCACCCACCTGAGTGTTGGCGCCACCCCCTACTTTCTCCTGCGCAAGCGCACCCCCGACGGGCGCTACGTTCAGGCAAGAATCAAAGGCTACGAATCCGCCGCTTATTTTGCCAACGCCATCGGGCAGATGCTGGAAAAATGACCGTTCCCGCCGCCTCCTCCGCCGCGCCGGGACGTGCGCCCGGTATCCGGTCCCGAATCGGCAGGCTTGGCCTCGTCCTGCTGCTGGCCATCGCCGCCGGCCTGCTGACCGACGCCCTGCGGGCCAGACGTGTTTTTTTCCCCGAGCGCGACACGCCTCCGCGCCTGGAAATCGTCCCGGTAGAACCATGAGCCGGTCCTCTCCGACAACTGAGCCACACCGACCGGCGGCCACAAACCTCCCCACGCCTCGCATGCGCCTCGGGGTGCTTTTCGCCCGGCTCGCGCTTGGCCTGCTCCTGCTCTGGGCCGGTCTGACCAAGTTGGCGGCCACCCGGGAGTTTTATCTCGACCTGCTCGCCTATCGCCTGCCCCTGCCCGATTCGCTGCTGCGCCTGACTGCCGCCGTCTTCCCCTGGCTCGAACTGCTCGTCGGCGCCGGGCTGCTCGCCAACCGGTGGCGAGAGGTTTTTCGCCCCCTGGCGGTGGCAATCACTGCCCTGTTTGTCCTCGCCCTCGGGCAGGCGCTCGTCCGCGGCCTCGACATTAGCTGCGGCTGCTTCGGCCGGCCTCTTTTCGCCTGGGCCGCCACTCCCGGCTTCGCCCTTGCACGCGCCCTCCTCCTGCTGTCCGCGGCCCTCTTCCTGCATTTTTCCACCACCGACAAAACAACCAAATCCTCATCATGAAAAAACGCATCCTCCTGCTGCTTCTTCTCTCCGGCCTGACCCTGCGCGCGGCTCCCGTCCAGGGCGCCGACGGCGTGGAAGTGACGGTTGACAGTCCCAGGCGCATCGTCGTCCTCAACCGCTCCTCCGCCGAGATTCTCCGCGACCTCGACGCCGCCGCTCTCGTCATCGGAGCCGACAGCTCCGCCGCCGAGTTCCTCGGTGGCGAGACCATCGCCAACCTCGGTCATCCCTACCGCCCCGACGTCGCGGCCATCACCCGGCTCAAGCCCGATCTCGTCCTCGCCACCGAGGACGCCCTGCGGGCGGAACCGGCAACGCAGCTGCGCGCCGCCGGCCTCGCCGTGCTCGTGCTCGAAAACTCCTCCAAGGACGGCATCGAGGGTCTCAAACGCCGCCTCGCCGCCATCGGCGCCCTGCTCGACAAGGAAGCCGCCGCCAGGGAATTGACCCAGGCGATCGACGCCCGCCTCGCCCGTCTCCAGGCCGCCAACGCCAGGATCACCCAAAAGAAAAACGTCCTCTTCATCTACCGGCGCGGCGCCACCAACAGCATCTTTTACGGAGCCGGCAGCGGTCCCGCCCGGCTGGTCGAGCTGGCCGGCGCGCG harbors:
- a CDS encoding DoxX family protein is translated as MRLGVLFARLALGLLLLWAGLTKLAATREFYLDLLAYRLPLPDSLLRLTAAVFPWLELLVGAGLLANRWREVFRPLAVAITALFVLALGQALVRGLDISCGCFGRPLFAWAATPGFALARALLLLSAALFLHFSTTDKTTKSSS